From Acomys russatus chromosome 25, mAcoRus1.1, whole genome shotgun sequence, a single genomic window includes:
- the LOC127208154 gene encoding cytochrome b-c1 complex subunit 8: MGREFGNLTRMRHVISYSLSPFEQRAFPNFLSKGIPNVLRRTRERILRVAPPFVMFYLIYTWGNQEFEQSKRKNPAMYASDK, encoded by the exons ATGGGTCGCGAGTTTGGGAACCTGACGCGGATGCGACACGTGATCTCCTACAGCCTGTCGCCCTTTGAGCAGCGCGCCTTCCCGAACTTCTTAAGCAAAGGCATCCCCAATGTGCTGCGCCGCACTCGCGAGCGCATCCTGCGCGTGGCGCCGC CATTTGTTATGTTCTATCTGATCTACACGTGGGGGAACCAGGAGTTTGAGCAGTCCAAGAGGAAGAATCCAGCCATGTATGCAAGCGACAAGTGA
- the Leap2 gene encoding liver-expressed antimicrobial peptide 2 has translation MRKAERCQSIKGTKNCPLPLRLQHRPFAKMVQLKLFAVLLTCLLLLGQVNGSPVPELSSAKRSRRMTPFWRGVSLRPIGASCWDDSECITRLCRKRRCSLSVAQE, from the exons atgagaaaggcagagaggtgTCAGTCTATAAAAGGAACGAAGAACTGTCCCCTGCCTCTCAGGCTCCAACACCGTCCTTTTGCCAAGATGGTACAGCTCAAGCTCTTTGCAGTGCTCCTGACTTGCCTGCTGCTGTTGGGTCAG GTCAATGGCTCTCCAGTACCAGAGCTGAGTTCAGCAAAAAGATCCCGGAGAATGACCCCATTTTGGAGAGGGGTTTCCCTCAGGCCCATTGGCGCATCATGCTGGGATGATTCAGAGTGTATCACTAGACTATGCAG AAAAAGACGCTGTTCCCTAAGTGTGGCCCAGGAGTAA